The Lycium ferocissimum isolate CSIRO_LF1 unplaced genomic scaffold, AGI_CSIRO_Lferr_CH_V1 ctg60, whole genome shotgun sequence DNA window CTGCTTTCTTGGATTATACAAAGACCCAAGAACCAAAGACATGGTCTAGTGCTGGCATCAGTTATAGAAACGAGGTCAAATTAGAGAATGAACACAAAACAGCACTGATTAGCCATTGATGTCATCTCGGATGCTGAACCAGTGAAAGGCAATGCGATGACCTCAATTTTGCCAAGGTCGATAATGAACAGATTTGGCAATATACAAATGTTCTTGGAACGGTTTCGTTTTGGCAGACCATATATAGCATGTAACTAGTTATGTATGTCCGGCCAAACACATTCCTACTTTGCCACTTAGGGGCAGCCATATGAACCATCTTGAAAATAGCTTGGCAAATTGGGCTTGTAATCAATTCTCTTTAGAAGCAATCAAGACCACCGCTAACCTGGTCCCAGCAAATTGGGGTTTTAACCATCGTTTTATTACCTTCTAGGTTTTCCACTTCTGATCACCTTGTGTCTCCCATGTTTCACTAGTTTCCCCATTTTAGTATGTTCAGGATTTTTCACTTCTTGTCCTCTTGGACCAGTTGGCTGTAAGATCTTTCGGAGACCTGGGTCATCAATTCCGTTTGATTTCATCTCCGCATATAACTCTCTCGCCTTGGAAAATAACCTGCACTCGAGAAGTCCTCCCACCAAAAGAGAATAATGTGCAGACTCGGGCACTACCTCATACTGCTTCATCTCCATCCATATCTTCAATGCATTTTCAGGCTGCTTCAACTTCACAAACCTACCAAGAATTAACGAAAAGGTGTCCCTGTTTGGACTGACTCCAGCTTTTCTCATAGTGTTAAGAATTTCAATAGTTCCTTCTAAACTCGCACTTGCAAGAAATGCATGGTACGTTTCAACAGTTGGATTGATTTTGTCTTCCTCCATCAGAGCTAATACACTTCTCGCCTCATCCAATTTAGATGATTCACATAGAGGACGTATCATCAAGTCGTATGTATTAGAATCAGGACGCAGACCCATATGTTTCACTTTGTCAATAATCTTAAGAGCTTCCTTCACGCAATTCTCACAAGTCATTACATATATCAAAGCGTTATATACCTCCAGGCCTGGAACCCAGCCCCGTTTCTGCATTTCATCATAAAGTCTGAGTGAATCGAACAAATTTCTAACCTTGGAGAAGCAAGAAATCATGTGGGCATATGAAGTACCATTTGGTTCAATACAACACTTAGACATTTCTCGCCATATTCTTTTGGCTTCAAATATATCAACCACTATATTGCACCATCCATTGAGAATAATATTAAAACCATCAATTTCCAAGGGAAATAGCTTCTTATTGATAAGCATGAACTCTTCAGCTTCTTCAATAAAACCATGCTTACAGAGAATATTCAAGAATGTCAGTAATGTTCTCTGATCAGGAGACATACTAAACTTTTCCAAAGTCTGGAATGTCTGTATAGCTTTACCAGCATTATTCGCAGCGGCATATCTGTTGGAAATTACAATGTCAAACAACATCTCAATCAATTTATCTTCTTAATCAAACTATAGCAGAGCATTTTCCTCAGTAGTTTATTAGGAATATCACTATATAAGTAGTACCTTAACTCAAAAAGGATTGACTAGGTCAACTGAAACTGTGAAACACttttctagctacatagataaACTATGGGGTAATATTTCTTGTTGAGACTACCGATATCTACCAAATGATGCTTAAACATGGTTAACAGTGGATTCTCATAATTATGTAGATGAACTCACCAAAAATTATAAGAAATCGTGTTATAAAGGTTCCACTACAAGAAAATGAGTTAGTTCAAATTTCAACGAATGGTATgcaataaaaacatgaaaaggaaagaaaaagattagCTTTTTACCTATCAATCATGATGAGGACcatttcttgaatatttgttgACATCTGAATAAGATCTCGGATCAAAGACCAAGCAGTACTGAATTTACCATGGTTACCCAAAATCCATATCATCAAACACCACGTATTTTCGTCAAGGCATTTGCATTTCTCACCCCATTTGAATAGCAAAAAAGCTAACTTCCACTGCTCCCTCCACTCCCAAATCACCAAAAAGACCAAGTCTTGGTTTGGTTTAACGCCACATTCATCAAGAAACAACATGGCTTCATCTCCAGAACCAAAATCATTAGCCTTTTGTACAATCCCAACAAATTCGTGAACATCAATATGAGTTTTTTCGCGCAATATATCCACATACTTATCGAAATTGATGATTCCGTAGCTAGTGGAATTGCTGTAGCTAAAGAAAGGGGGCTTGGGCGGTATAGTAGAACAGTGTCTGGCAGatgtttgatgaaatgcctcAAAGAAATGGCGCGTTAATACTTGCCGTGCGGAAAACAATGAAGGATGCTGGTAGCCAATTATATGCTTAAAAGTGAGCGGACGAGCATTGTAGAGCCTTCGTGCAAGAGAGAGCAACCGCATAACTTCTCAGTTACATGGAAGAAATCTCCATGTTCCTTTCTACTGTTTTAACTGTTGTGGAAGTAGTGGCGCTAACAAGCCTCTGTTAGCTCTGTTACAAGGGCCAGGGCATTTAACTATAGGTGACCCTTAAGTCTTTTTATTGAGGGGAGGtaactcaagttttaattatcgAGCTTGCGCGATGTTTTTGATTAAATGATAAGAGGTTTTGACCTTGctcaaaagtttttattttgatactttgaccctcaactttatttttaatactttaccctcaagttttattttttaacactttgacccaaaCCAATATAAGccctaaaatatcaaaatgggtccaaaaaaaaaaaaaggcgccAATAGCCGCACTGCTTTTTTGCTCTTTTCCTCcaatgttcttcttcttcttcctcggTTCGttcttcctccttcttcttcttcttcttcttcttttcaatcCGCCTCGttctcattcttttttctctctccattcTTCTTCCTCATCTTCCATTGTCGCTTCCCTCGCTTCTTCTTCATCCATTGCCGTGCcattttgaagaatttgctcaacaaaagaaaaactaaacCACCagatttgtaatttttttagcCGGATTTCGTTAGTTGTCTACACGGGCATTACTTCATAAGTATCGTCGCTTCCCTCGCTCCTTCTTCTTCCATCGGTGCGGCATTTTGAAGAATTtgtcaacaaagaaaaaaacgaaACCAAAcagattttgcaattttttacCGGGCATTACTTCGTAAGTAATTTTcgctcatttggtaagtaaaATATTGCTGTTTTGTTTCAATTATTTATCCGGGTTTTGCCGTCGATTTTCCAACAATTTACAAAGAGCAAttgtacttgttgcaacaagtgctaAAGCCGCCGTATAagagcttctaaatttttccaacaatcacAGTTTCTCGTGTAAGCCGCCGTAGTTTATGCAATGGCCTATTGTAGTTGCCGCCACAATTACAACAGACATTAAGTAGTTATCGCAACTTCTAGACTAATTGTTGTTAAATACGTAGTATGAATAAGTTGCAATATGCATTTGTGAGTTGAGCTGTTGCAAGGTATTTACCCGTTGCAAcaagtatcttacttgttgcaacaactcaccgATCCGTTGATTCGCCACCCAATGTAACCCAAAATCGACCCAAAAATCGTAGCCGACAACAGACATGTAGTTGCCGGAACAAGTGTATTACCCGTTGCAACAAGTAAtataattgttgcaacaactcactaaCTGGCTGACATCTTCAACTCCGTTTTGGATTAAACAACTCAAAAACCGAAGCCGACTCCAACAGCATTAGTTAGCCGGTGCAACAAGGATAGTATTTGTTGCAACAAAGTAATCCACTT harbors:
- the LOC132045114 gene encoding pentatricopeptide repeat-containing protein At1g80880, mitochondrial — its product is MRLLSLARRLYNARPLTFKHIIGYQHPSLFSARQVLTRHFFEAFHQTSARHCSTIPPKPPFFSYSNSTSYGIINFDKYVDILREKTHIDVHEFVGIVQKANDFGSGDEAMLFLDECGVKPNQDLVFLVIWEWREQWKLAFLLFKWGEKCKCLDENTWCLMIWILGNHGKFSTAWSLIRDLIQMSTNIQEMVLIMIDRYAAANNAGKAIQTFQTLEKFSMSPDQRTLLTFLNILCKHGFIEEAEEFMLINKKLFPLEIDGFNIILNGWCNIVVDIFEAKRIWREMSKCCIEPNGTSYAHMISCFSKVRNLFDSLRLYDEMQKRGWVPGLEVYNALIYVMTCENCVKEALKIIDKVKHMGLRPDSNTYDLMIRPLCESSKLDEARSVLALMEEDKINPTVETYHAFLASASLEGTIEILNTMRKAGVSPNRDTFSLILGRFVKLKQPENALKIWMEMKQYEVVPESAHYSLLVGGLLECRLFSKARELYAEMKSNGIDDPGLRKILQPTGPRGQEVKNPEHTKMGKLVKHGRHKVIRSGKPRR